A window of Candidatus Methylomirabilota bacterium contains these coding sequences:
- a CDS encoding HicB family protein, producing MKIEIERENDGRWIAEVPDLPGVMVYAETREDALVKVQSLALRVIADRLDHGETIPELHELFAVPA from the coding sequence GTGAAGATCGAGATCGAGCGTGAGAACGACGGTCGCTGGATCGCCGAGGTGCCCGATCTGCCGGGGGTCATGGTCTATGCGGAAACGCGTGAAGATGCGCTCGTTAAAGTTCAATCCCTTGCCCTCCGAGTGATCGCTGATCGACTTGACCACGGCGAAACCATTCCGGAACTCCATGAACTCTTCGCGGTCCCTGCATGA
- a CDS encoding copper-translocating P-type ATPase translates to MSMETTIESTERFWSDEPSKRPGRRRIRAHIGGLHCSLCTGTIERALGKQTGVDKVAVSLTHEQALIEYDPARARAEELLQTLKEIGYTISDPRKLRAFEEEERALVRERERFLAALAMSITAMGLAGYPLDSPWFALCAFSIASMVAFSFVVLRSYGAWWALAGSVLLAAFGAGTYALQLRGAFGGATPWLAGALALSVIFGVGGHIAHMGLMALRRGILNQHVLVEAGAFAGLTGGVVGLAFDLPDYPTTAFFSVAVMVLAYHIFSEWLSLIVKTRSSQAVKKLLDLEPDVASIVKDGTEQEVPLEAVRVGDVVRIRPGGRVPVDGQVESGESDVDESLVTGEPLPVEKRPGDRTVSGSLNGRGTLLVRVTAVGEESFLRQVIRSVEDARALKPGLLHLVDRVLRVYTPVVLLTAAGATLVWALGPLVVGAAPDLRRAMFAGLSVLVMGYPCAVGISAPLSIVRGAGQAAERGVLMRTGEAFQALRRVQRVVFDKTGTLTEGRPALRTIVPLACPEDELLALAGAVEVGSEHPLARAVVDEATKRHIALPEVQEFEAVAGQGVRARLNHSRVLVGSPGFLASQAVNLQPQERRIKAIEAQGLTVIGVARGDELPGLLALGDGLRPDAVETVRRLHALGIGTSLITGDNEEAARYFARAAGIADVHARVLPAEKAAMIRTLQEGGRTAMVGDGINDAPALMQAEVGIAFGSGADIAIESADVIILNQRLGAVLDAYEVSRYSYRKMVQNVCLAFLFNGVGIPAAATGLIYPIWGMVAMAASVTSIFINSLWGRGAYFFEAIKGVGQHSQMSSSVEA, encoded by the coding sequence ATGAGCATGGAAACGACCATTGAATCTACCGAGCGCTTTTGGAGCGACGAGCCTTCGAAACGACCAGGCCGGCGGCGAATCCGCGCCCACATTGGCGGGCTGCACTGTTCGTTGTGTACCGGCACCATCGAGCGGGCACTGGGCAAGCAGACCGGCGTGGACAAGGTCGCGGTGAGCCTGACCCATGAACAAGCACTGATCGAGTACGACCCCGCGCGTGCGCGGGCCGAGGAGCTGCTGCAGACGCTTAAGGAGATCGGCTACACCATCTCCGATCCGCGCAAGCTGCGTGCGTTTGAGGAAGAAGAGCGGGCGCTGGTGCGCGAGCGCGAGCGGTTCCTCGCCGCGCTGGCCATGAGCATCACCGCGATGGGGTTGGCCGGGTACCCGCTCGACAGCCCGTGGTTTGCGCTCTGCGCGTTTTCCATCGCAAGCATGGTGGCCTTTTCCTTCGTAGTCCTGCGGAGCTACGGCGCGTGGTGGGCGCTGGCCGGCTCGGTCTTGCTCGCCGCGTTTGGGGCAGGTACGTACGCTCTGCAGTTGCGCGGCGCGTTCGGCGGCGCCACGCCGTGGCTTGCCGGCGCGCTCGCCCTGAGCGTCATCTTCGGCGTGGGCGGGCATATTGCGCACATGGGCCTCATGGCGCTGCGGCGCGGCATCCTGAACCAGCACGTGCTCGTCGAGGCCGGGGCATTCGCAGGACTGACCGGCGGTGTAGTCGGCTTGGCCTTCGACCTGCCGGATTATCCGACGACCGCGTTTTTCTCAGTGGCAGTGATGGTTCTGGCCTATCACATCTTCTCAGAATGGCTATCGCTGATCGTGAAAACCCGCAGTTCGCAGGCGGTCAAGAAGCTGCTGGACCTGGAGCCTGACGTGGCCTCTATCGTCAAGGATGGTACGGAGCAAGAAGTGCCGCTCGAAGCGGTGCGCGTCGGGGACGTGGTCCGCATTCGGCCGGGCGGGCGGGTCCCGGTGGACGGTCAGGTCGAGTCGGGTGAATCGGATGTGGACGAATCCCTCGTCACCGGCGAGCCGCTCCCCGTGGAGAAGCGCCCGGGCGACCGGACGGTGAGCGGTTCCCTCAACGGTCGCGGCACGTTACTGGTGCGGGTGACGGCTGTGGGTGAGGAGAGTTTCCTCCGACAGGTGATCCGCAGTGTCGAAGACGCGCGGGCGCTGAAACCAGGCCTGCTGCACCTTGTGGACCGCGTGCTGCGCGTCTACACCCCGGTGGTGCTGCTCACTGCGGCCGGCGCGACCCTCGTCTGGGCGCTCGGCCCGCTGGTCGTCGGGGCCGCGCCCGATCTGCGTCGGGCGATGTTCGCCGGCCTGAGTGTGCTAGTCATGGGCTATCCCTGCGCGGTGGGGATCTCGGCGCCGCTGTCGATCGTGCGAGGCGCAGGCCAGGCGGCCGAACGCGGTGTGCTGATGCGCACCGGTGAGGCATTTCAAGCCCTGCGACGCGTGCAGCGCGTAGTCTTCGATAAGACGGGTACGCTGACCGAGGGTCGTCCTGCGTTACGGACGATCGTTCCACTGGCCTGCCCGGAAGACGAACTGCTGGCGCTGGCTGGAGCCGTCGAGGTCGGGTCTGAACATCCGCTCGCCCGCGCCGTGGTGGACGAGGCAACCAAACGGCATATCGCGCTACCGGAGGTACAGGAATTTGAAGCCGTGGCGGGTCAAGGCGTCCGGGCGCGTCTTAACCATTCGCGGGTGCTGGTCGGCAGCCCTGGTTTTCTCGCGAGCCAAGCCGTCAATCTCCAGCCACAGGAACGGCGCATCAAGGCAATCGAAGCGCAAGGCCTGACCGTGATCGGCGTGGCGCGGGGAGACGAACTGCCGGGCCTGCTGGCGCTCGGCGACGGTCTGCGGCCCGACGCAGTGGAGACGGTGCGCCGCCTGCATGCGCTCGGCATCGGAACAAGCTTGATCACCGGCGACAACGAGGAGGCGGCGCGTTATTTCGCCCGCGCCGCCGGCATCGCCGACGTGCATGCGCGGGTGCTACCGGCCGAGAAGGCGGCGATGATCCGCACGCTTCAGGAGGGCGGTCGTACGGCCATGGTGGGCGACGGCATCAACGATGCACCGGCGCTCATGCAGGCCGAGGTCGGCATCGCCTTCGGCAGCGGAGCGGACATCGCCATCGAATCCGCCGATGTGATCATCCTCAACCAGCGGCTGGGCGCTGTGCTCGACGCCTACGAGGTCAGCCGGTACAGCTACCGAAAGATGGTGCAAAACGTCTGCCTGGCCTTCCTGTTCAACGGTGTCGGGATTCCGGCCGCCGCGACAGGATTGATCTACCCCATCTGGGGCATGGTGGCCATGGCGGCCAGCGTGACGTCGATCTTCATCAATTCCCTGTGGGGCCGCGGCGCCTACTTCTTCGAGGCCATCAAGGGGGTCGGGCAGCACTCGCAGATGTCTTCCAGCGTAGAGGCTTAA
- a CDS encoding heavy metal-responsive transcriptional regulator, giving the protein MQTLTIGQLAKQAHVNVETIRYYERRGLMTEPPRRESGYREYPLEAVERIRFIRRAQELGFSLKEIGDLLALRIEPETTSADIKRRAEAKVADIDAKVRDLEQMKTALMKLAAACRGRGPTSECPILEALASEGRNT; this is encoded by the coding sequence ATGCAGACATTGACGATCGGGCAGTTGGCGAAGCAAGCCCACGTGAATGTTGAGACGATTCGCTACTACGAGCGGCGAGGGCTCATGACCGAACCGCCCCGACGCGAATCCGGATATCGTGAATATCCCCTCGAGGCCGTCGAGCGGATCCGGTTCATCAGGCGCGCCCAGGAGTTGGGCTTCTCGTTGAAGGAGATAGGCGATCTGCTCGCTCTGCGCATCGAACCCGAGACAACGAGCGCGGACATCAAAAGACGGGCAGAGGCCAAAGTCGCCGATATCGACGCGAAAGTTCGCGACCTGGAACAGATGAAGACGGCGCTGATGAAGTTGGCTGCCGCCTGTCGCGGACGCGGCCCCACCAGCGAGTGCCCGATCCTGGAGGCCCTCGCATCGGAGGGGAGAAATACGTAA
- a CDS encoding pyridine nucleotide-disulfide oxidoreductase, with product MDTFDLAVIGGGTAGLVTSAGAASLGAKVALIERDRLGGECLHTGCVPSKALIRSAKVLHLMRRAADFGLNPPEVSFDFVKVMDRMRQVQAQVGKHDSPERFKGLGVTLFSDQASFLSPTELKVGGEPIAAKKVVIATGSRTAVPPIEGLAEVGFLDHVGALTLSHLPRSVVILGAGPIGIEFAQLFARFGVRVTVLEVVGQILPREDQEVAQALEAILRAEGIDIHTCTKAFRVEQSGTEKLVHGECTGASVTFRAEEIFLATGRRPNVEELNLEAAGVSYNSKGIMVDETLRTRARNIWACGDITGKLLFTHVAEYQARLVVRNALFPFKSRADYSAVPWCTFTDPEVARVGLTEAEAREQFGNVKVYRYRFGDLDRALCDGEAMGLTKLVCTPKGKIVGAHILGPQAGDLIQEVILAMRKGLPVGALAQTIHAYPTLVEGVRRAADQYYREKLSSGPLKGFLQLLMRLG from the coding sequence ATGGACACCTTCGATCTCGCCGTGATCGGCGGCGGCACGGCGGGGCTTGTGACGTCTGCCGGCGCTGCGTCCCTCGGCGCCAAGGTCGCCCTCATCGAGCGCGACCGGCTTGGGGGAGAGTGCCTGCACACGGGCTGTGTCCCCTCCAAGGCCCTGATCCGCTCCGCGAAAGTCCTGCACCTGATGCGCCGGGCAGCCGATTTTGGTCTGAATCCGCCCGAGGTCTCTTTCGATTTTGTAAAAGTGATGGACCGGATGCGACAGGTGCAAGCGCAGGTAGGAAAGCACGACTCCCCGGAGCGATTTAAGGGGCTCGGCGTCACGCTCTTTTCCGACCAAGCGAGCTTCCTCTCCCCTACAGAGCTCAAGGTTGGCGGGGAGCCGATTGCCGCCAAGAAGGTGGTCATCGCCACCGGCTCAAGGACCGCTGTGCCTCCGATTGAGGGCCTGGCGGAGGTGGGCTTCCTCGACCACGTCGGCGCATTGACGCTTTCGCATCTCCCTCGATCGGTCGTCATCCTGGGGGCAGGGCCTATCGGGATCGAGTTCGCCCAGCTCTTCGCCCGCTTCGGCGTCCGGGTAACAGTCTTAGAGGTGGTGGGGCAGATCCTGCCCCGAGAAGATCAAGAGGTCGCCCAGGCGCTGGAGGCGATCCTGCGGGCCGAGGGGATCGACATCCACACCTGCACCAAGGCCTTTCGAGTGGAGCAATCCGGGACCGAGAAACTAGTCCATGGAGAATGCACAGGTGCATCAGTGACCTTCAGGGCCGAGGAGATCTTCCTGGCGACTGGCAGGCGGCCGAATGTGGAGGAACTGAACCTCGAGGCGGCAGGGGTGAGCTATAACAGTAAGGGGATCATGGTGGACGAGACGTTACGGACCCGCGCTCGGAACATCTGGGCCTGTGGCGACATCACGGGGAAGCTCCTCTTTACTCATGTAGCCGAGTACCAGGCCCGTCTGGTCGTCCGCAATGCGCTGTTCCCCTTCAAAAGCAGGGCGGACTACTCGGCCGTCCCCTGGTGCACCTTCACCGATCCCGAGGTGGCCAGGGTGGGCTTGACCGAGGCCGAAGCCAGGGAGCAGTTCGGAAATGTGAAGGTCTATCGTTATCGCTTTGGCGACCTGGACCGGGCCCTCTGTGATGGCGAGGCGATGGGCTTGACCAAGCTCGTGTGTACGCCGAAAGGCAAGATCGTGGGAGCCCATATCTTGGGCCCTCAGGCCGGTGATCTCATTCAGGAGGTAATCCTCGCGATGCGGAAGGGGCTCCCGGTCGGCGCACTTGCACAGACCATCCATGCCTACCCTACCCTCGTCGAGGGCGTGCGCCGGGCGGCTGATCAGTACTACCGGGAAAAGCTCTCCAGCGGGCCGCTCAAGGGGTTCCTTCAATTGCTTATGCGTCTTGGCTGA
- a CDS encoding glycosyl transferase, whose translation MATSCSSRWIAATARREESLLSIIIPALNEAKNLERLLPHLRVICPEAEVIVVDGGSEDGSSAVLRRFPWVRCLSNERGRARQMNAGAKVANGGVLLFLHADILLPTEAEAAIAEAFRDPEIVAGRFDVRFDNLRPIFTVIAFFINLRSRLTKICTGDQALFVRRQTFEELGGYPDIPLMEDVELTKRLKGVGGMACLRLKVTASARKWERDGILWTILLMWALRFLYFVGVSPDRLHRLYYGHEPSSDIKQSASSVRRS comes from the coding sequence ATGGCGACATCGTGCTCCAGTCGGTGGATAGCGGCGACCGCTAGGAGGGAGGAGAGCTTGCTGAGCATTATCATTCCAGCGCTCAATGAGGCGAAAAATCTGGAGCGGCTCCTACCCCATCTTCGGGTGATCTGTCCGGAAGCCGAAGTGATTGTCGTGGATGGCGGCAGTGAGGATGGGAGCAGCGCCGTTCTGCGTCGGTTTCCATGGGTAAGATGCCTCTCGAATGAGCGGGGGAGGGCCAGGCAAATGAACGCAGGCGCGAAGGTGGCAAACGGTGGAGTGCTCCTTTTCCTCCATGCTGACATCCTCTTGCCAACCGAGGCTGAAGCAGCGATTGCGGAGGCCTTTCGCGACCCCGAGATCGTGGCGGGACGCTTCGATGTCCGGTTCGACAATCTCCGTCCGATCTTCACGGTCATCGCCTTTTTTATCAACCTCCGCTCACGCCTCACGAAGATCTGCACCGGTGATCAGGCCCTCTTTGTGAGACGGCAAACATTCGAAGAGCTCGGAGGGTATCCCGACATCCCCCTGATGGAGGATGTGGAGCTGACGAAGCGGCTGAAAGGGGTGGGGGGGATGGCATGCCTTCGCTTGAAGGTCACGGCATCGGCGCGGAAGTGGGAGCGGGACGGGATCCTTTGGACCATCCTGTTGATGTGGGCGCTCCGCTTCCTCTATTTCGTTGGTGTGAGCCCCGATCGGCTCCACCGGCTTTATTACGGCCACGAGCCTTCATCCGATATTAAACAGTCCGCTTCGAGCGTGAGGAGGAGCTGA
- a CDS encoding TVP38/TMEM64 family protein, producing MSEVAQKSSTRWVRLLVFGGLILGGVFLARMFGLQEIFGLKNLAHLKVWIDSFGPVAPLVYITGYILAELFFVPGLPITILGGVVFGPLWGTAYVSIASTIGVALTFHIARYGARGMVARWVSENPRLAKIDQAIARYGWRIVMITRLVPLFPFNLQNYAYGLTRIEFGRYLFISWACMLPATVAYTFAGGALAEGGGDVQRTLTYLGIAAVLLVLLSLVPRWLKRTSSVADDLVKLR from the coding sequence TTGAGTGAGGTCGCTCAAAAGTCATCGACACGATGGGTGCGCCTGCTCGTGTTCGGCGGGCTCATCCTGGGAGGGGTGTTTTTGGCCAGGATGTTTGGGCTCCAGGAGATCTTCGGCCTGAAAAACCTTGCCCATCTAAAGGTATGGATCGACAGTTTCGGGCCAGTCGCTCCGCTGGTCTACATCACCGGCTACATCTTAGCCGAACTCTTCTTCGTCCCTGGTCTCCCGATTACGATCCTGGGCGGCGTAGTCTTCGGCCCGCTCTGGGGAACGGCCTATGTGTCTATCGCCTCCACCATCGGGGTGGCGCTTACCTTCCACATCGCTCGCTATGGCGCGAGGGGGATGGTAGCCCGGTGGGTCTCGGAGAACCCAAGGCTTGCGAAGATCGACCAGGCAATCGCGCGATACGGGTGGCGAATCGTCATGATCACCCGTCTGGTCCCTCTGTTTCCTTTCAATCTCCAAAACTATGCCTATGGCCTGACCAGGATCGAGTTTGGGCGGTACCTCTTCATCTCTTGGGCCTGCATGCTCCCGGCGACGGTTGCCTACACCTTCGCGGGTGGCGCCCTCGCTGAAGGAGGTGGGGATGTCCAGCGGACCCTGACGTATCTGGGGATTGCCGCTGTTCTGCTGGTCCTGCTCTCCCTGGTTCCGAGATGGCTCAAGCGAACCAGCTCAGTGGCGGACGATTTGGTAAAGCTGAGGTGA
- a CDS encoding inorganic phosphate transporter produces MLPWNVTLFVATMFVAYANGANDNFKGVATLFGSGTTNYRKALWLATATTFAGSIAAVFLATTLVQTFRGQGLIPDALVGSKPFPVAVILGAALTVFLATKIGAPISTTHSLTGAFVGAGLVAVGLDLDFSTLWSSYLGPLMVSPLIAVGLAVLGYPLFRLAANCTGFTKETCLCIGEERVPVAVAMTPEGRLVTTGTESLRVVVDEESNCRQRYSGTMFGVNVQTVLDAGHYLSAGAVSFARGLNDTPKIVALSVAAGGLNLGWGVYLVALFMALGGLLHAQGVAKTVSKRITAMDTDQGVVANLVTSFLVIFASRWGLPVSTTHVACGALFGIGASNGKGQWDVIRNIVLAWVITLPVAASLAAGIYALVQRIAS; encoded by the coding sequence ATGTTGCCTTGGAACGTAACGCTATTCGTGGCGACGATGTTCGTTGCCTATGCCAACGGGGCCAATGACAATTTCAAGGGGGTGGCCACCCTCTTTGGAAGCGGCACAACGAACTACAGAAAGGCCCTCTGGTTGGCGACGGCCACAACGTTTGCCGGCTCGATAGCGGCAGTCTTTTTGGCCACCACACTCGTCCAGACGTTCCGGGGGCAGGGCCTGATACCTGATGCTCTCGTCGGGTCGAAACCCTTCCCCGTTGCCGTGATCCTGGGCGCGGCCCTCACGGTATTTCTCGCAACCAAAATTGGTGCGCCCATATCGACCACGCATAGTTTGACTGGGGCCTTTGTTGGGGCCGGCCTCGTGGCTGTCGGTTTAGACTTGGACTTTTCAACCCTGTGGTCGAGTTATTTAGGGCCGCTCATGGTAAGCCCATTGATAGCAGTGGGTTTAGCAGTGCTTGGTTACCCGCTTTTCAGACTCGCGGCGAATTGTACCGGGTTCACAAAAGAGACCTGTCTCTGTATAGGGGAAGAGCGTGTTCCTGTGGCCGTGGCCATGACACCTGAAGGGCGACTCGTGACAACGGGCACCGAGTCCCTTCGTGTCGTCGTGGATGAAGAGAGCAATTGCCGGCAGCGTTATAGCGGTACGATGTTCGGCGTAAATGTCCAGACCGTCCTTGACGCTGGTCATTACCTGAGCGCAGGGGCTGTGAGCTTTGCCAGAGGCCTCAATGATACCCCGAAGATCGTCGCCCTCTCCGTGGCTGCAGGAGGACTCAATCTCGGGTGGGGTGTATACCTAGTCGCGCTGTTCATGGCCTTAGGCGGGCTGCTTCATGCGCAGGGCGTAGCTAAGACGGTGAGTAAACGCATCACCGCGATGGACACTGACCAGGGTGTTGTCGCCAACCTGGTGACAAGCTTTCTGGTCATCTTTGCTTCCAGGTGGGGTCTGCCTGTCTCGACCACGCACGTTGCATGTGGAGCCCTGTTCGGGATTGGCGCCAGCAATGGCAAAGGCCAATGGGACGTGATCCGGAATATCGTGCTGGCCTGGGTCATCACGCTCCCGGTTGCGGCATCGCTGGCGGCGGGGATCTACGCGCTGGTGCAACGGATCGCCTCATGA
- a CDS encoding radical SAM protein, with product MRRPFAQRMRDSGDGFRKRQIDVLLVNMGRLCNQACLHCHVEAGPGRKEIMGRETVEAILRFVEVSGIPIVDITGGAPELNPNFEYLVVKSCVLLERHVINRCNLTVIFEPGQDYLPEFFRENRIELICSLPCYLEENVDRQRGDGTFELSIRALQMLNRLGYGVPGTGLDLHLVYNPLGAYLPPPQEQLEVDYKRVLQEKYGIVFNRLYCLTNVPITRFEKFLKLRGEHDQYMHLLESAFNPATLDRVMCRNVLSVGWEGSVYDCDFNQALRMPLRDGEGKPLKIWELDADSVEGRQILVGNHCYACTAGTGSSCGGAILA from the coding sequence ATGCGTCGCCCCTTTGCTCAACGCATGCGCGACAGTGGTGACGGCTTTCGCAAGCGTCAGATCGATGTGCTCCTGGTGAACATGGGGAGATTGTGCAACCAGGCTTGCCTGCACTGTCACGTGGAGGCCGGGCCTGGACGCAAAGAGATCATGGGGCGTGAAACCGTCGAGGCCATCCTGCGCTTCGTGGAGGTTTCAGGAATTCCGATTGTGGATATTACGGGTGGCGCACCCGAGCTGAATCCGAACTTCGAGTACCTTGTTGTGAAGTCCTGCGTACTGCTCGAGCGTCACGTCATCAATCGGTGCAACCTCACCGTCATCTTTGAGCCTGGCCAAGACTACCTGCCGGAATTTTTTAGGGAGAACCGGATTGAGCTGATCTGTTCGCTTCCCTGTTATCTCGAGGAGAATGTGGATCGTCAGCGAGGAGACGGGACCTTTGAGCTGAGCATCCGCGCCCTTCAGATGCTGAACCGGCTGGGTTACGGCGTGCCGGGGACGGGACTGGATCTTCACTTGGTTTACAATCCGTTGGGCGCGTACCTGCCGCCACCACAGGAGCAACTCGAAGTGGACTACAAACGGGTCCTCCAGGAGAAATACGGCATTGTGTTCAACCGTCTCTACTGCCTGACCAATGTGCCGATCACACGCTTTGAGAAGTTCCTGAAGCTGCGTGGGGAGCACGATCAGTACATGCATCTCCTGGAGTCTGCCTTTAACCCGGCAACCTTGGACCGTGTGATGTGCAGGAATGTGTTGAGCGTGGGCTGGGAAGGGTCGGTGTACGATTGTGATTTCAATCAGGCGCTCCGGATGCCGCTTCGGGATGGAGAGGGTAAGCCGCTGAAGATCTGGGAACTGGACGCAGATTCCGTCGAGGGCCGCCAGATCCTGGTTGGGAACCACTGCTATGCCTGTACCGCAGGGACAGGGAGCAGTTGCGGTGGGGCCATACTCGCTTAA
- a CDS encoding methyltransferase — MLNNGTNNENARRATVEESVLERYGQAAREVEVGLCVPVSYDRSLLEVIPEEIVKKDYGCGDPSRYVMEGETVLDLGSGGGKACYIICQIVGPKGKVIGVDFNEEMLALARKYQEAIGTKLGYHNVEFRRGRIQNLKLNLDLVEEHLARDPVHSVNDLSRLREFEERISQTHPLIPDESIDVVVSNCVLNLVRPEEKRELFSEMYRVLKRGGRIAISDIVSDEPVPDHLTHDPELWSGCVSGAFQEEELLRAFEEAKFYGIHIEEMRTEPYQTIEGIEFRSITLTANKGKEGPCLERNQAVIYRGPWKQVMDDDNHVLPRGVRIAVCDKTYQLYSKAPYQDQFILLPPREEIPLEQADTFDCARTERRHPRETKGMDYTVTRSGSNGCGPGSTCCP; from the coding sequence ATGCTCAATAATGGAACGAACAACGAAAATGCTCGAAGGGCCACTGTTGAAGAATCGGTGCTGGAGCGCTATGGGCAGGCCGCTCGAGAGGTCGAGGTGGGATTATGTGTCCCGGTCAGTTACGACCGATCGCTTCTGGAGGTGATCCCTGAGGAGATCGTCAAAAAGGACTACGGGTGTGGAGACCCGTCACGATACGTGATGGAGGGGGAGACGGTCCTCGATCTCGGGTCCGGGGGCGGCAAGGCCTGTTACATTATTTGCCAGATCGTCGGGCCGAAGGGGAAAGTCATCGGCGTCGACTTCAATGAGGAGATGTTGGCGCTGGCTCGGAAATATCAAGAGGCGATAGGTACAAAGCTCGGCTACCACAACGTGGAGTTTCGTCGAGGCAGGATTCAGAATCTCAAGCTCAACCTGGATCTCGTGGAGGAACATCTGGCGCGTGACCCTGTACACTCGGTCAACGACCTCTCCAGGCTGCGCGAGTTCGAGGAGCGAATCTCGCAGACGCACCCGCTGATTCCTGATGAATCGATCGATGTTGTTGTCTCCAACTGTGTCCTGAATCTGGTCCGACCTGAGGAGAAACGGGAGCTGTTTTCCGAGATGTATCGCGTCCTCAAGCGAGGCGGCAGGATTGCCATCTCTGACATCGTGAGCGATGAACCGGTCCCGGATCACCTGACACACGATCCGGAGCTGTGGAGTGGTTGCGTCTCCGGGGCCTTTCAAGAGGAAGAGCTGCTCCGCGCCTTTGAGGAGGCCAAGTTTTACGGGATACATATCGAGGAGATGAGAACAGAGCCGTACCAGACGATCGAAGGAATCGAGTTTCGCTCGATCACACTGACCGCCAACAAAGGGAAGGAAGGCCCCTGCCTCGAGCGAAACCAGGCGGTGATCTATCGCGGCCCGTGGAAGCAGGTCATGGACGACGATAACCATGTCCTCCCTCGCGGGGTGCGGATCGCGGTCTGCGATAAGACCTACCAGCTCTATTCGAAGGCCCCGTATCAGGATCAGTTTATTCTCCTGCCACCCAGAGAAGAGATTCCGCTGGAACAGGCCGATACGTTTGATTGCGCGCGTACGGAGCGGCGCCATCCCCGCGAGACCAAGGGAATGGACTACACGGTGACCCGGAGCGGCTCCAATGGCTGCGGTCCGGGCAGCACCTGCTGCCCCTGA
- a CDS encoding RNA polymerase subunit sigma, with protein MDLPDQDLVERIKGGDEAAFDALLGRYQERVYRLAMSMTRNREDAEEVLQDVFLAVYRKIESFESRSAFRTWLYRITVNAALMKLRSRGPIQESIEAYLPQFTKDGRHAQMVHDFTHGPEDRLLRNERERLLWEAIDALPPDYKVVLVLRDFEGLSNEEAAEVVGASLQAVKARLHRARLVLRGRLERYMTELGSKG; from the coding sequence ATGGATCTTCCGGATCAGGACCTCGTCGAGCGGATAAAAGGCGGAGACGAGGCGGCCTTCGACGCGCTCCTGGGTCGCTATCAGGAGCGGGTCTATCGACTGGCCATGTCGATGACCAGAAACCGGGAGGATGCCGAGGAGGTCCTCCAGGATGTCTTCCTCGCGGTGTATCGCAAGATTGAGAGCTTCGAGAGCCGCTCAGCCTTCCGCACCTGGCTCTATCGAATCACCGTTAATGCCGCCCTGATGAAGCTCCGAAGCCGGGGGCCGATCCAGGAGTCGATCGAGGCGTACCTCCCCCAGTTTACGAAGGATGGGCGGCATGCCCAAATGGTTCATGACTTCACGCACGGGCCGGAGGATCGGCTCTTGCGGAATGAGCGCGAGCGCCTGCTCTGGGAGGCCATCGACGCCCTCCCGCCTGACTACAAGGTGGTCCTCGTCCTGAGGGATTTCGAGGGGCTCTCGAATGAAGAGGCGGCCGAGGTGGTGGGCGCGTCGCTGCAGGCCGTCAAGGCGCGCTTACACCGGGCACGTCTGGTCCTTCGCGGCAGGCTGGAACGATACATGACAGAATTGGGATCAAAGGGATGA
- a CDS encoding lipo-like protein: protein MQCPAALQSPFVRLKEIMKRAVTRRLNREVGAYEIKVPNSMGRLYKHIRKGDVVLIEGMLRISQLIKYTTQSQWSHCALYVGDELLRRGEALREQALARFGQLADCLLIEALPDHGVVASPLPKYQWHNLRICRPFKIDPADLDRVIDSVLADLGKAYDHRNFLDLTLMLLSPVEFGFLKRRTIQTCLGNCTEHQVICSGMIAQAFQRVGYPILPVVDIGNPPDDMLLEAVPYAYPLTMRHYSQILPRDFDLSPNFQIIKFNLIEEGDFDYKHLTWTTASREGGCQ, encoded by the coding sequence ATGCAATGCCCTGCAGCCCTTCAATCACCCTTCGTCCGGCTGAAGGAGATCATGAAGCGGGCGGTCACGCGACGCCTCAACCGGGAGGTCGGCGCGTATGAGATCAAGGTCCCCAACAGCATGGGGCGACTCTATAAACATATCCGGAAGGGGGATGTGGTCCTCATCGAGGGGATGCTCAGAATCAGCCAACTCATCAAGTACACCACCCAGAGCCAGTGGAGTCACTGTGCCCTGTACGTAGGAGATGAACTGCTGCGTCGGGGAGAAGCCCTGCGCGAGCAGGCGCTGGCCCGGTTCGGCCAACTCGCCGACTGCCTGCTCATCGAGGCGCTGCCCGATCATGGGGTGGTGGCCTCGCCCCTCCCAAAGTATCAGTGGCACAACCTGCGGATCTGCAGGCCCTTCAAGATCGACCCTGCCGATCTGGATCGCGTGATCGACTCAGTCCTGGCGGACCTCGGCAAGGCGTACGACCACCGTAATTTCCTGGATCTGACCCTGATGCTCCTCAGCCCGGTGGAGTTCGGCTTCCTGAAGCGGCGGACCATCCAGACCTGCCTGGGCAACTGCACCGAGCACCAGGTGATCTGTTCAGGGATGATCGCCCAGGCCTTCCAGCGGGTCGGCTACCCGATCCTGCCGGTGGTCGATATCGGCAATCCACCTGACGACATGCTGCTCGAGGCCGTCCCATACGCCTACCCCTTGACGATGCGCCACTACTCGCAGATTTTGCCGCGCGACTTCGACCTGAGCCCCAACTTCCAGATCATCAAATTCAACCTCATCGAAGAGGGTGACTTCGACTACAAGCACCTGACCTGGACAACTGCGAGCAGAGAGGGCGGGTGCCAGTGA